The stretch of DNA TATTGTCCGGGAAAAACTTATTTATCCTGCCGGTAACGACCTCACCCTGCTGAAAGCTTTTCTCCTGCTGCGGGTGGGTTGCAGGCGGCAGGTGACACGGCCTTTGAATGGATAAATGATGCATGATACCCCTTCCTTCTTAAGCGCGGGAAAGTTCTTTTACAGGTGCAAAACTCAATCGATGCAAGGGTGTAATACCCTGCTTTTGCAATGCCTCCAGATGCTGCTTTGTCCCATATCCCATGTTTTCCTTGAATCCATAGCCTGGATATTGTTCATCAGCCTCTTTCATCAAACGGTCCCGTGTCACTTTGGCAATGATGCTTGCAGCTGCAATGGAGACACTCCGCTGATCCCCCTTGATAAGCGATTCATGGGTACAAGGCAATTCTGCAAGCGGCATGGCATCCACAAGTACATGGTCCGGCTGGCATTTTAGTTCCGCTGCCGCTTCCAGCATTGCTTGTTTGGCAGCTTGATAGATATTTACTTCATCGATCCTTCGGCTGTCCACGATCCCCACACCATAGGAGATGCACGTATCCATGATTTGATCATATAATGCTTCCCGCTTCAGCTCGCTCAGCTGTTTGGAGTCATTCAATCCGGCTATGTAAGCATCTTTGGGCAAAATCACGGCAGCAGCAACGACAGGGCCTGCAAGCGGTCCCCTGCCAGCTTCGTCTATACCTGCGATATACTGTTTTCCTTGCTCATAACAGTCGTTTTCAAAACTGCACATCCGATTGTATCGTTCGCGAAGTTCCCTTTCCTTCTCCGCTTTTCGTCTATGCGCATCCATCAGCTTTTTGACACCTGCACGATGATCCTC from Terribacillus sp. FSL K6-0262 encodes:
- a CDS encoding ribonuclease HII: MKDVLTIQQIRNHLQDGTYSEEMLSSWQEDHRAGVKKLMDAHRRKAEKERELRERYNRMCSFENDCYEQGKQYIAGIDEAGRGPLAGPVVAAAVILPKDAYIAGLNDSKQLSELKREALYDQIMDTCISYGVGIVDSRRIDEVNIYQAAKQAMLEAAAELKCQPDHVLVDAMPLAELPCTHESLIKGDQRSVSIAAASIIAKVTRDRLMKEADEQYPGYGFKENMGYGTKQHLEALQKQGITPLHRLSFAPVKELSRA